One Maribacter cobaltidurans genomic window carries:
- a CDS encoding NUDIX hydrolase: protein MQNPDQKEILALANYDNEDKVLLAVDCIIFGFDREELKILLVKRNFEPEKGKWSLIGGFLKKEENLDIAAVRVLHHLTGLHDIYMEQLYIYSKVDRDPADRTLSVSYYALIDIAKHDKELIKQNSAQWFPLKDAPTLIFDHNEMVDRAIARLKRRALSKPIGFELLPEKFTMRQLQKLYEAILGKKLDKRNFISKFNSFHILIKLDEKDMSSSKKGAFLFKFDEEKYKRKVEDGFNFKI from the coding sequence TTGCAAAATCCCGACCAGAAAGAAATATTGGCTCTTGCCAACTATGATAACGAAGATAAAGTTCTACTAGCGGTTGACTGTATCATTTTTGGTTTCGATAGAGAGGAGTTAAAGATACTCCTGGTCAAGCGAAATTTTGAACCAGAAAAAGGCAAATGGTCTTTGATAGGTGGGTTTTTAAAAAAGGAAGAAAATCTTGACATAGCGGCCGTGAGGGTGCTTCATCATTTAACCGGACTTCATGATATATACATGGAGCAACTATACATTTATAGCAAGGTAGATAGGGATCCGGCGGACCGAACTCTTTCCGTCTCTTATTATGCCCTTATTGATATCGCAAAACACGACAAAGAGCTTATCAAACAAAATTCAGCGCAATGGTTCCCTTTAAAGGATGCCCCAACTTTGATCTTCGATCATAACGAAATGGTAGATAGGGCCATTGCCCGGTTGAAACGAAGAGCGCTTAGCAAGCCCATTGGATTTGAGCTACTCCCTGAAAAGTTCACCATGCGTCAATTACAAAAATTATACGAAGCTATACTAGGCAAAAAACTGGATAAGCGAAATTTCATTAGTAAGTTCAACTCGTTCCATATCCTTATAAAATTGGACGAAAAAGACATGAGCTCCTCCAAAAAAGGTGCTTTTCTTTTCAAGTTCGATGAAGAAAAATATAAGCGGAAAGTGGAAGATGGATTCAATTTTAAAATTTGA